The genome window TCAGTGATAAAGTTACCAAATGAAAAAAGATATAGAGCAATTTATAGATAAATTTAAAAAATTTAATTTGTCTAAAGAAGATTTAGATACCGTTATTTCAAATGTTAAAATAATGGAATTTAAAAAAGGCGATGATGTAATAATCAATAAAAATAGCTGTCAAGGTTTTATATATGTATTAAAAGGGAATTTAAGAGCATATGCCATATCTGCAACAGGAAAAGAGATAACAGTATTTAATCTTAACTCTGGAGATGAATGCTTACTTTGTGCTAATTGTATAACTGATAATTTGCAACTTGAATTAAATTTACAAGCCAATAAAGATACAAAAATACTCTTATTGCACTCTAGTTACTTTTCAGTATTAAAGGATAAATATCCATCAATAGCATCTTTTGTAGTAGAGCTTTTATCCATAAGATTAGCTAGTGCTATTAAAGTTATGGCACAAGCTCTATTTACGCCAATTACACAAAGGATTATTGATTTTCTTAAACAAAATGTTACAAATAATCAAATTCAAATTACTCACGAAATACTTGCTAGCCATTTAGGTACTGCAAGAGAGGTGGTATCAAGAATTTTAAAAGATATGGAAAAAGAGAATCTAATAAAATTAGAGCGCGGGAAAATAATTATTTTAAATTTATAATCTTTTGTGACTTTATCACTGATAAAAATAGAAAATCTATATATAATCATAATATCTATTTCCCTAATAAAGGATATATTATGAACGAAATTCAAAAATCTCGCAGAGACGCTCTAAAAATATTTACCTTAGGTTCTGCCTTAGCAGCTACTTCTGTTACTATACCTACACAAGCCAAAGCTGCAAGTGATTTATCTCCAAATATAGCTATCATAGGAGCTGGACTTGGCGGTATCACAATGAGTGCTCATCTAATAGATATAATGCCAAAAGCAAATGTTACCTTATATGATGCAAATCAAACAATGCATTATGAGCCTGGATTTACGCTAATTACTGCTGGTGTTTATACTACCAAAGATACAAAATATGATAAAGCAGATCTAATAAATGAAAAAGTAAAATGGGTAAAACAAAATGTACAAAGCGTAGATCCAAATAATAATTCACTTACAACAAATGATGGCAATATCCATAAATATGATTATTTAATAATCTCTACTGGGGTATATTATGATTTTCAAAGTGTAAAAGGTTTAAATGCTGATATTATAGAAGACCCTAACTCTAAAATTACTAGTATATATACTCCAAATGGAGCAACAAAAGCAAATAAATTTATTCAAGAATTGATTAAAAATGGAGGCAATGCTCTATTTGCCGAGCCAAATACACCATCAAAATGCGGTGGAGCAAATAAAAAGGTAAATATGTTATTAAATGATTTAGGTCAAAAAAATAACCAAAAATCTTTAAAAACTATACTATGTATAGGTAGTGCAAATATGCTCTCAAGCCCATTGCACGCTAAGATGATTGAACAAATATATATACAAAGAGATATGGAGTATAAAACACGCCACCTTTTAGTAGAAGTTGATACAATAAATCAAATAGCTAAATTTGACAAACTAATGCCTTATACTCAAGACTCAATACAAAAAACAGCAAAAGAGAGAGTAGAAATACCATATGATTATCTATTTGTAGTGCCTAGAATGAAAAGTGCTGATTTTATAACTCAAGCTAGTTTAAACACAAGCAAAGGCGATGTAGCTGGCAATTGGGTTGATGTTGATCAATATACATTGCAACACAAAAAATATCCAAATATATTTGCACTAGGAGATTGCGCTGGAGTACCAAAAGGCAAAACAGGAGCAAGTATACGCAAACAATATCCAGTTGTAGGAGCAAATATATTATCTCACTTAAAAAATGAACCTTTAGAGGCTAAATTCGATGGCTATACAGCTTGCCCGCTACTTACTAGATATGGTAAGGCTGTTATGGTTGAGTTTAATTATAAAGGAGCCGCACCGACATTAGAATGTATGGGTTCTACAAGAGAAAGTTGGCTAAACTGGGCTGTTAAGGTATATTTAATGAAGCCTATGGTTATGCAAGCTATGATACATGCTAAAGCTTAAAAATAAAAAAAGGATATAATATGAGTAACTTAGATAAAACTATAAGACTAATAATAGCAGCTGTAATATTTTTTGTATTTGGATTTGTATGCCAATGCTGGTGGTGGTTAATCGGACTTGTTCCTTTGCTTACTGCAGTATATGGATATTGCCCATTATACTCACTAATAGGCAAAAAAAGTTGTAAAAAATAGCTATTATGCCTCAAACGAGGCATAATACTCTTAAAATCCATGTAATCTTTTTAAATCTTTATCTATTAATTTTTTATTACCTTTTTCATCTACGCTAACATAAGTTACTTCAGCAGTTGTAACTGGAACACACTCACAAAATCCTTGCGAATTTAATCTTTGCACGACTACTTTTACCACTGTTGTTATTGAAGTTTGACCTACTTGAGTTATTTTTGCATAGCAACTAACAATATCACCGATAAATACCGGCTCTTTGAAAATTACCTCTTTCATCGAGATTGTTACAACTCTTATAGGTGCTAACTCTCTAGCAGCTATAGCACCAGCAAGGTCAATTTGAGAAAGAATCCATCCACCAAATATATTGCCAGCTGGATTTGTATCGCTTGGCATAGCGACGATTTTTATCCTTGGTTCGCCCATATTTTTCATTATTAAATCCTTAATATTTTTTAAATTTAAATTTTAACTTTGAATTATTAATTATAATTAAATTTAAATTAAAAAAAGGATATAGTTCTAGCCACCTAGCTGGTGGCTATATTTGGATTAGGTTTTGAATTTATTTAAATCATCTTCTAGTGTAGTTGATACATCTTTTAAACTAGTTGATACTTCTAAGAATTGATGAGCTATCTTTGCATTGTTATCAAAAGCCTCTACTGAATTTTCAGATTGATTTAGCAACGCCTTTATCTTATCATTAATTGCTATAGCCATTGCTGAGACCTCTTGAGCTATTTGCATAGACTCATTTGTAGTTATTTGAGTTACTCTTGCTCTGTCCATTAATTCATTAGCACTTGTGCTAATAAGTGCGATATTTTTAGCATTTTGATTTAATGCAACACCTAGTTCTCTAGTTGATTCTATCATATTTTGAGCATTTGAGTTTATGCCACTTAATGATTGATTTGTCTTTTCAGCTAGTACCCTTACCTCTTCAGCTACTACTGCAAAGCCTCTTCCCATCTCTCCAGCGCGAGCTGCTTCTATAGCTGCATTTAGCGCAAGTAAATTTGTCTGATCAGCTATATCGCCTATAATATCTAAGACCTTTTTCATATCTTCAGTTTGGCTTACTACGCTTATGGTTTTATGAGCTATTTCTTGTTCTTTAGCATTAGCCTCATTTAGACGAGTTACTACCTCATTTAAAGATTGAATCATCTCTTCGAGCTCATCATATGATTGTTTATTTGCCCCAGCGGCTTTAGTTGATTTATCTGTTGACATCTCTAACTCATCAGATATACTCTTGCTTACTGCATATGAATCTCTAGCTTGAGTCTTGCCAGCTTCTGTGCTATCTAATAGCATTGATGCGTTATTGTTTAAGGTTAAGGTTTGACTCTCTACGCTTTTAGCGCTATTTTGTGCTTTTTTGACAATAT of Campylobacter vicugnae contains these proteins:
- a CDS encoding Crp/Fnr family transcriptional regulator, whose protein sequence is MKKDIEQFIDKFKKFNLSKEDLDTVISNVKIMEFKKGDDVIINKNSCQGFIYVLKGNLRAYAISATGKEITVFNLNSGDECLLCANCITDNLQLELNLQANKDTKILLLHSSYFSVLKDKYPSIASFVVELLSIRLASAIKVMAQALFTPITQRIIDFLKQNVTNNQIQITHEILASHLGTAREVVSRILKDMEKENLIKLERGKIIILNL
- a CDS encoding acyl-CoA thioesterase, with amino-acid sequence MKNMGEPRIKIVAMPSDTNPAGNIFGGWILSQIDLAGAIAARELAPIRVVTISMKEVIFKEPVFIGDIVSCYAKITQVGQTSITTVVKVVVQRLNSQGFCECVPVTTAEVTYVSVDEKGNKKLIDKDLKRLHGF
- a CDS encoding methyl-accepting chemotaxis protein, producing the protein MIVVLFVSFVAMQFIIIAQFNSSSTQLTKDNLNMLSTSIFQTVQTAMNTGDPQIIEKSVHDASLIKGVASLNIYRSDVVSEGFGLDKVVPKDNIIKEQFINPKNYTETIKTEDDHQLRLVTPIIAKSECLACHALSKENDVLGVMDLSYSLNAMDKDLRDKSVMFLLIFAISLILTVVIVLVVLRKVVIAPITELLNRAKDLSSGDGDLSARISVKSNDEIGQSCTHINAFIEKIQDIVKKAQNSAKSVESQTLTLNNNASMLLDSTEAGKTQARDSYAVSKSISDELEMSTDKSTKAAGANKQSYDELEEMIQSLNEVVTRLNEANAKEQEIAHKTISVVSQTEDMKKVLDIIGDIADQTNLLALNAAIEAARAGEMGRGFAVVAEEVRVLAEKTNQSLSGINSNAQNMIESTRELGVALNQNAKNIALISTSANELMDRARVTQITTNESMQIAQEVSAMAIAINDKIKALLNQSENSVEAFDNNAKIAHQFLEVSTSLKDVSTTLEDDLNKFKT
- a CDS encoding YgaP family membrane protein, which produces MSNLDKTIRLIIAAVIFFVFGFVCQCWWWLIGLVPLLTAVYGYCPLYSLIGKKSCKK
- a CDS encoding NAD(P)/FAD-dependent oxidoreductase, whose amino-acid sequence is MNEIQKSRRDALKIFTLGSALAATSVTIPTQAKAASDLSPNIAIIGAGLGGITMSAHLIDIMPKANVTLYDANQTMHYEPGFTLITAGVYTTKDTKYDKADLINEKVKWVKQNVQSVDPNNNSLTTNDGNIHKYDYLIISTGVYYDFQSVKGLNADIIEDPNSKITSIYTPNGATKANKFIQELIKNGGNALFAEPNTPSKCGGANKKVNMLLNDLGQKNNQKSLKTILCIGSANMLSSPLHAKMIEQIYIQRDMEYKTRHLLVEVDTINQIAKFDKLMPYTQDSIQKTAKERVEIPYDYLFVVPRMKSADFITQASLNTSKGDVAGNWVDVDQYTLQHKKYPNIFALGDCAGVPKGKTGASIRKQYPVVGANILSHLKNEPLEAKFDGYTACPLLTRYGKAVMVEFNYKGAAPTLECMGSTRESWLNWAVKVYLMKPMVMQAMIHAKA